The genomic interval AGCGGATCGTCAAGCTCTCCGTGCGCAACGTCGGGCACGACGGCACCGACCCGATCACCACCCTGCACCGGGCCGGCGAGGAGGCAATCCGGGACAGCGGCGTCGCATGGACCTTCCTGCGCCCCACCGCGTTCATGTCCAACGCGCTCAACTGGGCGGGAATGATCGCGGCCGACCAGGTCGTGTACGCGCCGTTCGCCGCCGGACGGGCCGCCGTCGTCGACCCGGCGGACATCGCGGCGGTCGCCGCGGCCTGCCTCACTCAGGACGGCCACCACCACCGCGTCTACGAGCTCACCGGCCCCGAAGCGCTCGGCCCCGCCGAGCAGGTGGCACTCCTGGGCGAGGTGCTGTGGCGCGACCTGCGCTACGTCGAAGCCGACCCGGCCGGCATGGTCGCGCAGATGGTGACCTACGGCGTGCCCGAGGAACAGGCGCAGGCCGTCGTCGAGCTGTTCCGCTCGACCATGGAGCCGTACAACGCCGAGCCGACAGGCGATGTCGCCGAGGTCACCGGGCGCGCGGCACGCAGCTTCCTCGACTGGGCCAAGGCCCACCGCGCGGAGTTCCCCGCGCCCACTGAGGAGTCGCGATGAACACCGCCGGGACCCCCGTCGACACCCACGAGATGGTTCTGATCCACCGCGTCCTTCGACGCGAGTTCGGTCAGCTCCCCCGACTGTTCCGCGCCGCCGCCGACGACCGGGCCCGGTCCAAGGTCGTCGGCACCCACGCCCGCGAGATGCTGGACTTCCTCCACACGCACCACACCGGCGAAGACGAACTGCTCTTCCCCTTGCTGCGTGCGCGAGCCGAGCTCGACCCGGAGCTGATGGACCGGATGGACGCCCAGCACGCGCAGGTCGACGACGCTGTCAGGGCCCTCGAAGCGGACCTGCCGGCGTGGACCGCGAGCGCTGACGCCGCCGCCGGCGAGCGGATGGCGGCCCGCGTCGAAGCCACGATGCCGACGCTGATCGCCCACCTGGCCGAGGAGGAGCAGAAGCTGCTCCCGATCGTCGCGGTCACGGTGACGCAGAGCGAGTGGGACGCGCTCGCCAAGCACGGCATGAGCGCGATTCCGCTCACCCGGCGGTTGGTCATCCTCGGCCACATCACCGAGGAGGCCAGTGACGCGGAGCGGCAGCGGTTCATGCAGGTCGTGCCGGCGCCGGCGCGCTTGGCCTACAAGCTGATCGGCCACCGCCAGTTCACCCGCGAAACCACCGCGATCCGCGGCTGACAGTTCCGCGACCCGCGCCGCACCACATCGCACCGCGGGGCAGCGCACCACACCCACGGACGACGGGCCGTCGCACAGCGATCACCGCCGCGGTGCACCGCAACGCACCGCGCCGCACCGCGCCGCAATCACCCGCCAAGACCGCAGATGGTCAGGATCATTGATGAGGGCAGGCCGAGCCGTGGCCGTCAGGCGTAGGGATCGGTGATCTCGCGGAGCTGATCGAGAATCTGCTGCAGCAACGTGAAGTTGCGGGTACCGAGGTAGGTCTTCCACTCCGCGTAGATCTCGTCGAGCGTGGCCATGGCCACCTCGACGGCCCGCTTGCCGCGCTCCTCGATCACGATCAGCCGGGCCCGGCCGTCCGTGGGGTCGGGGACCCGGCGGACGTACCCCAGGTGCTCGAGCTGGTCGACCATCACGCTGGCGCTCTGCTTGGTCATCTGCGCCTGATCGGCGAGGTCCTTGAGGCGCGAGCCGTCAGGGCCGACGCGTTGGAAGACCCGACACTGGGCGAGCGTCCAGTCGTCGAACCCGGCATCCCGCAGGGCCCGGAAGAGCCGGTCCTCGGTATACCGGTAGGGGATGAACAGCGACACCCCTAGATCAACCCGTTGACCGTCGTCCATGCCACCCCTCGCGAACTAGTCAGGCATCGTTACTACCGTCAGCATACGGCATCACCGGCGGTAAACAGCCCTGATCCTGGATCTGCGCGATCTGCGCGATCACGGTGTCGATGGCGGCCTCCAACGCGTCGGTGCTGCGCTGGGCCTGCGCGAGAATAAGCCCGCCCTGCACGGCCGCCAAGAGTGCGAGGGCGAGCCGGTCGGCGTCAGCCTGCGGACGCAAGGTGCCCTCCGCGACCATGCCGAGCAGACCCTCGCGAATCACCGCGGCCCACGCGGTGAAACTCGAGGCCAGGGCGTCGCGGGCCCAGGCGTGGTGGTCGGACAGCTCGCTGGACAGGTTGCCCAGCGGGCAGCCGCCGGCACCGTGCTGCCGCCGGGCGGCGTCGACGACGACGTCACGCCAGGCCCGCAGCGCGTCGACGCTGTCGAGCCGAGCCAGCAGCGGGGCCTGATTCGCGAGGATCGCCTCCGTCTGGAAGGCGATGACGGCCCGGGTCAGATCGTCCTTGTCGGCGAAGTAGTGGTAGATCTGCGAGGAACTCACTCCGGCGGCGTCCCGCAGCGCCGGGGTGCTCGTGCCGGCCGCTCCGTACCGGTACATGAGATCCGCGGCCGCCGCGATGATCCGGTCGCGGGTCGCACGGCCCTTCCTGGTACTCGGCGCGTCCTGTCTCGCCGCCTCTGTCGCCATCGCTCACTCCCAAAACTGGATTTGACGATCCAATTTTAGCGGCTCTAGATTGGATTGAGCTATCCAATCTGGGCGACGAGGGAGAACATCATGATTCTGGTAACCGGCGCGTCCGGAAAGGTCGGTTCCGAAGCCGCCCGCCTGCTCGGCGCACAGCGCCACCCCACCCGAGCGCTGGTGCGCGACGCGGCCCGCGCGCCGCAGGCCGACGTCGAGATCGCCGTCGGCGACTTCGACCGCCCGGAGACGCTGGACGCGGCGATGCGCGGCATCGAGACCGTCATCCTGGTCAGCCCGGCCGTTCCGGCGCAGGAGATCGCGGTCATCGCCAGCGCCGCGCGGCAGGGGGTGCGGCACATCGTCAAGATCACGAGCAAGGCGTCGGCCGACTCCCCGGTCGAGCGCCGGCGCGGGCAGGCGCAGATCGAGGCGTACCTGGAGACCTCCGGCCTCTCCTACACCCTGCTGCGGGCCAACGCCTACATGCAGAACCTCCTCGCCCTGGCGCCGACCATCAAACAGACACGCGCCTTCGTGATGTCCGCCGGCGACGGCCAAGTCGGCATGATCGACGCCCGCGACGTCGCCGCCACCGCCGCGAAGGTGGCGGTCGAGCCGACGGCGCACGCCGGCCGGGCCTACTGGCTGAGCGGCCCGGAACTGCTCAGCTACCACGATGTCGCCAAGGAACTGTCCGCCGCGCTCGGATACACGGTCGAATACCGCCAGACCACACCGGCCGAACACCAGACGGCGATGGTCCGGGCCGGCGTCCCTGAAACCGTCGCGACTTCCAACGCCCAGGCCTTCGGACTGATCGCCGAGGGCGACGCCGCATGGCTGTCGGACGAGTTCGCAGCGGTCACCGGCACCGCGCCGCGCTCGCTGCGCACCTTCATCGCCGACCACATCGCGGCCTTCACCGAACGCTGACACGAGCCGCTGCCCGCACCGACGCACTAGCATGGATCTTGATGACTCTGACACTGCTCCCCGCGGCCGACCGCAGCGCGACGCCTTGGAAGAACGGCGGCGGCGTGACAAGGGAGGTCGCCGTCGCCGGGCAGCCCGGCGAAGGCGGCACGCTCAGTGACTTCCTTTGGCGGATCAGCCTGGCGGACATCGCCGCCAACGGTCCGTTCTCGCCGTTCGACGGCTACGACCGCCTCATCACGCTGGTTCGCGGCGCGGGCATGCTGCTGACGATCGACGGGGTCGAGCACCGCGTGGCCGATCGGTTCGAACCACTCGCGTTCTCCGGCGGCAGCCAGACCGACTGCGCCCTCATCGACGGCCCCGTCGTCGACTTCAACGTCATGACGCGCGCCGGCGCGGCGAAGGCGGACGTGACGTTCGCCAACCTGCCGGATCCCCACGCCGAAATCCGCGTGGCCCTCCACGACGCACGAAGCGTCGCGATCGCGGTACTGGTCGAAGGCCACGCCGATGTGCGGTGCGGCACGACCACGACCAGGCTCGGAGAACTCGACGCCGTTATGGCACGCGGCGAGCGCTTCGAGATCACGACGGCGACCCGAGCGGTCGTCGCACTGGTACGAATCGACGAGGCCTGAGTCGCCGACGGCCATCGGCTAGCGGTCCCGCGAAAACGGCCCGGCATGACCACGCCGGGCCGTCTGCTTTCCCTCAGGCGGTCAGCTCGGAACCACCGTCGCCGTATCCATGTCCGTGGTGCCGCCGTTGACGGCCGGGTACACCTGGAACCGCAGGGACGAGAGCGCCTGCGGGACGGTGTAGACGACCTTGTAGAACGTGTAGCTCCCCGCGGCCACGCTATAGCTCGTGCAGGCGTTCGTATTCGGGCCCAGACCCCACAAGCAGAAGGTGCCGCTGGTCGTCCCACCCTGGGACGAGAGCCACACAGTCGCCGTGTAAGAGGTGCCCGCCGCGGCGCTGACCGGTACGTCCTGGTAGACCGAGCCGCCGGAAGCGTTGGTGTTGAACGCCAGGTAGCCGCTCGCGTCCTGGGCCGGTGCCGGGGCGCCGGCGGAGGTGTTGTAGTTCACCATGTTCACCGTGCCGCCGGTGGGGACGAAGCGCTGCCAGCCGGTGGTGTTCTGCTCGAAGGAGCCGGCGGTCAGCTTGTTCGCGACCAGGCTGGTGGTGTCCAGGTCGGTGGTGCCGCCGTTGACGGCCGGGTAGACCTGGAAGCGGATCGACGAGTACGTCGACGGCAGGCTGAGGACCGCCTGGAGCTGGGTGTAGCCGGTGCCGACCGTGTAGTTGTGGCAGCTGTTGACGTTCGGTCCCAGGGCCCAGGCGCAGAACGTGCCGCTGGCGGTGCCGGACTGCGCGGCGACCCACGCCGTCGCGGTCCACGAGCTGTTGGCCGCCGAGTTGACGGTGACGTCCTGGTAGACCGAGCCGCCGGAGGCGTTGGTGTTGAAGGCCAGGTACCAGGTGCCGTCGTGGGCCGTGGCCGGGGCGCCGGCGGCCGTGTTGTAGTCGACCATGTTCACGGTGCCCCCGGTCGGGACAAACGCCTGCCAGCCGGCTGCCGATCCCTCGAAGGACGGCGACTGGAGCAGGTTGCCCCCGGTCGCGCCGGCCGAGGCGAACGCCGTGCTGCCGTTGGGCGTGCCCAGGCCGGTGGGGCCGTCGTAGCCGGGTCCGGCGGTGCAGAAGTAGGCGGGGCTGCACGTGCCGTTGTTGCCGGTGGTCACGTCGTTCAGGGCGGCGGTGTGCTGGTAGGGGTACTGCGACGGCCGATCGCCGCTGCCCGGCGTACCCGCCAGGGCGTAGACGGACGCGATGATGGGCGACGCCGCCGAGGTGCCGCCGTAGACCTGCCAGCCGGCCGCGCCGTAGCTGTCGTAGACGGCGACGCCGGTCGCCGGGTCGGCGACCGCGGACACGTCGGCGACCATGCGCTTGGCGCAGCCGGAGTCGGTCTGCCAGGCGGGCTTGGCGTCGTAGCCGGAGCAGCCCGAGCCGGCGCCCTCGGTGGTGCTGGTCTTCCAGACGCTCTCGGTCCAGCCGCGCGCGTTCGAGGCCCGGGTCAGGCTCGTGCCGCCGACCGCGGTCACGTACTGCGACGCGGCCGGGTACTCGACGCCCGCGCTGTACGCGCCGTCGCCGGAGGAGACGGTGATGGCCACGCCCGGGTGGTTGAAGTAGGAGCTGTCATAGCCGGCGTCCGAGGCGCTGTCGCCCCCGCCCCAGCTGTTGCTGACGAACCGCGCGCCGAGCGCCACGGCCTCGTTCTCCGCGGTGCCGAGGTCGGCCATCGTCGAGGAGTTCGCCTCGACCAGCAGGATGTGGGCCGACGGCGCGATGGCCGAGACCATGTCCACGTCCAGCGAGATCTCCCCGGCCCAGCCGGAGTCACCGGTCGGGTAGCTGGTGCCGCCGCTCTGGTTGACCTTGCGGAAGCAGCCGTTCGCGGTGGTGCACGCGCTCAGGCCGTACTGGCTGCGGTAGGCGGCGAGGTCGCTCTCGGCGTTCGGGTCGTCGTAGGCGTCGACGATCGCTATCGTCTCGCCGGCGCTGCCGCTCCCGGAGAGGTTGTAGGCCGAGCGCAGGTCGGTCGGGCCGTATCCGGACGGGGTGGCGTTCGGCACGATGGCGTCCGCCTTCACCGCCTGGATGTCGGTACGGGCCAACGCCATACAGGCCATCCGCCCGTCGCTCGGCGCGGCACACAGGCGCTTGACCGCGACCTGGTGCCCGCTTGAGGACGCGCTGCCCGGGACCGGCCCGGACGCCGCGAGGGCGCTCTGGGCGGTACCGATGGAGAGCGCGGCGGCGGTGAGGGTGGCGAGTGCGATCAGGGCTCTGACCGCGCGGTGCTGGTGGGGTGTTTCCACGAAGGCTCCTGGAACGGCGGGGACGGTGGCGTGGAACGGCGCGCGCACAGTGAATCAGGGTACGAATTCACTGTGGGCGATGGTGAAACTACTGGCCGTTCGACCGGGGTGCAAGAGTCGTCCCGACCCCGTCCAACCCCCGTGCGGAACCAAGGGCGCCGCAGCCCCCTGTGAATCAGTGAATCAGAACTCGAATACGCTACCCGCGCGCCGGGGAGGCGCCGGTCTGCATCGACCGGCTGGCCTTGAGCACCAACGCCGCGCTGGCCGCGCCGAGTACCGCGCCGCCGGCCACGTCGCCGGGATAGTGCACGCCGGTGTGGACCCGCGAGTATCCGACGATCGCGGCGAGCGCTCCGAGCGGGGCCGCCATGCCCGGCAGGACCCTCCCGACGGCGACCGCGAACGCCACCGCCGATGCCGTGTGCCCGGACGGGAACGACGCCGAGTGCGGCATCACGACGTAGCGCCTCGGGAACAGTCCCGGTTCGGCGCGCGGGGGCCGGGGCCGGCGTGCCAGCCGCTTCGCGAGCAGGTTGGCGGTCACCGAGGCGACACCGACGGCGCCGAGGCCGGTCGCGGCGGCCAGCCGCGGCCGTCCGGGCCGGACGGCGAGCGCCGCGGCGATGGTGAACGAGATCTTCGAGTGGTTCGCGAGGCGCGAGAGCGTGCGCACGGCCACGTCGACGGCGTCGGGAGTGGGTGTGCGAGCCACCGCGGCGTACGCGCGCGCGTCGAGGTCCCCGAGCCTGCGCGTCAGGGGATGGCTGGTCATCGGTCGTCTCCCTGGTGCGCTTCGGTACCGAGGCGGCCGAGGGCCAGGCCCAGGATGGTGCGCCATTCGGTCCGCAAGGGCCGGGGCGGCGAGGTGTCGGGCCGGCGGCGCGGCACCTGGACGCGCAGTGCGCCGGGGCGGATCGTGCAGACCACCGGGGTCTCCAGGCTCAGGGCCTCGCCGTCCACGGCGACCGGGATCGCCGCTTCGGCCGCCCCGACGCGCACCTCCCGGGCGTCGCGCACGGTGACGGCTCCGGAACCGGCGCCCAGCAGCGCCATCTGGGCCGCGCTGAGCGCACCGTCCACCCGGACGGCCACCACGCCCAGGACCCCGCGGTCCAGGCGCGGACGGCGTCCGCCACCGAGCGTGCCGGACTCCAGATAGGGGTTGTTGCTCACCAGCAGCATCTGAGGCGTCGGCAGGCGGTCGCCGTCCACGTCCACGGTGAGCGCCGCGTCGTCGCCGGGGAGCAGGTCGGGCAGGCTGTCCAGCGCCGTTCCGGCCTTCGAGTCCCGGTACCGCGGATCCTGGACTATCTCGGCGTAGGCCCCGAAGGACGCCGTGTTGACGAACGGCCGGCCCGCCACGGTACCGAGGTCCACGCGCAGTTCCACGCCGTCGCGCAGTGCGTCCAGGCCGGCGGCCGGGTCGTCGCGGTCCAGGCCCAGGTCCATCGCGAAGTGGTTGCGGGTGCCGGCGGACAGCACCAGGAACGGCAGGTCGTGCTCGGCGGCGACGGCCGCCACCAGCGCCTGGGTACCGTCGCCGCCGGCCACTCCGAGCAGGTC from Catenulispora sp. EB89 carries:
- a CDS encoding NAD(P)H-binding protein, whose product is MILITGATGTVGSEAVKALLPAQAGRLRVLTRDPDAVFPDGVQKVVADLGDSDLTPVLDGVHAVFAITHGLTIAAHDQRLAAAAQQAGVERIVKLSVRNVGHDGTDPITTLHRAGEEAIRDSGVAWTFLRPTAFMSNALNWAGMIAADQVVYAPFAAGRAAVVDPADIAAVAAACLTQDGHHHRVYELTGPEALGPAEQVALLGEVLWRDLRYVEADPAGMVAQMVTYGVPEEQAQAVVELFRSTMEPYNAEPTGDVAEVTGRAARSFLDWAKAHRAEFPAPTEESR
- a CDS encoding hemerythrin domain-containing protein; translated protein: MNTAGTPVDTHEMVLIHRVLRREFGQLPRLFRAAADDRARSKVVGTHAREMLDFLHTHHTGEDELLFPLLRARAELDPELMDRMDAQHAQVDDAVRALEADLPAWTASADAAAGERMAARVEATMPTLIAHLAEEEQKLLPIVAVTVTQSEWDALAKHGMSAIPLTRRLVILGHITEEASDAERQRFMQVVPAPARLAYKLIGHRQFTRETTAIRG
- a CDS encoding MarR family winged helix-turn-helix transcriptional regulator, coding for MDDGQRVDLGVSLFIPYRYTEDRLFRALRDAGFDDWTLAQCRVFQRVGPDGSRLKDLADQAQMTKQSASVMVDQLEHLGYVRRVPDPTDGRARLIVIEERGKRAVEVAMATLDEIYAEWKTYLGTRNFTLLQQILDQLREITDPYA
- a CDS encoding TetR/AcrR family transcriptional regulator, yielding MATEAARQDAPSTRKGRATRDRIIAAAADLMYRYGAAGTSTPALRDAAGVSSSQIYHYFADKDDLTRAVIAFQTEAILANQAPLLARLDSVDALRAWRDVVVDAARRQHGAGGCPLGNLSSELSDHHAWARDALASSFTAWAAVIREGLLGMVAEGTLRPQADADRLALALLAAVQGGLILAQAQRSTDALEAAIDTVIAQIAQIQDQGCLPPVMPYADGSNDA
- a CDS encoding NmrA family NAD(P)-binding protein encodes the protein MILVTGASGKVGSEAARLLGAQRHPTRALVRDAARAPQADVEIAVGDFDRPETLDAAMRGIETVILVSPAVPAQEIAVIASAARQGVRHIVKITSKASADSPVERRRGQAQIEAYLETSGLSYTLLRANAYMQNLLALAPTIKQTRAFVMSAGDGQVGMIDARDVAATAAKVAVEPTAHAGRAYWLSGPELLSYHDVAKELSAALGYTVEYRQTTPAEHQTAMVRAGVPETVATSNAQAFGLIAEGDAAWLSDEFAAVTGTAPRSLRTFIADHIAAFTER
- a CDS encoding HutD family protein, with the translated sequence MTLTLLPAADRSATPWKNGGGVTREVAVAGQPGEGGTLSDFLWRISLADIAANGPFSPFDGYDRLITLVRGAGMLLTIDGVEHRVADRFEPLAFSGGSQTDCALIDGPVVDFNVMTRAGAAKADVTFANLPDPHAEIRVALHDARSVAIAVLVEGHADVRCGTTTTRLGELDAVMARGERFEITTATRAVVALVRIDEA
- a CDS encoding phosphatase PAP2 family protein, which produces MTSHPLTRRLGDLDARAYAAVARTPTPDAVDVAVRTLSRLANHSKISFTIAAALAVRPGRPRLAAATGLGAVGVASVTANLLAKRLARRPRPPRAEPGLFPRRYVVMPHSASFPSGHTASAVAFAVAVGRVLPGMAAPLGALAAIVGYSRVHTGVHYPGDVAGGAVLGAASAALVLKASRSMQTGASPARG
- a CDS encoding diacylglycerol kinase family protein produces the protein MTVDRRCRALARIAVVCLFVALVALVIAVVFFDGLTMVVAVLAALLLTGAGAWWFVARRGALRRFGAVLAVAAPVTLVALSVAVGFWRDGIAVALPGAAGLVCARAAVRGLDHPPEFARPRYRRSARPRRPVLIMNPESGGGKVGEFALVDKAESLGARVILLDPGADQDVAQLAHQAVADGADLLGVAGGDGTQALVAAVAAEHDLPFLVLSAGTRNHFAMDLGLDRDDPAAGLDALRDGVELRVDLGTVAGRPFVNTASFGAYAEIVQDPRYRDSKAGTALDSLPDLLPGDDAALTVDVDGDRLPTPQMLLVSNNPYLESGTLGGGRRPRLDRGVLGVVAVRVDGALSAAQMALLGAGSGAVTVRDAREVRVGAAEAAIPVAVDGEALSLETPVVCTIRPGALRVQVPRRRPDTSPPRPLRTEWRTILGLALGRLGTEAHQGDDR